From Denitrovibrio acetiphilus DSM 12809, the proteins below share one genomic window:
- a CDS encoding leucyl aminopeptidase family protein produces the protein MKISCRKKTALNSKKDAVLIPVYRNMRPLKPLTGKKIEDEINNVISSDYFSYEEKEFTGFFMEIGGKLRKVYLVTVPKDPAGYRYYTELGGAFAKLLKSERITSFSILSFEDIYLEKKDTMFTKSFLDGFFFGQYSFDTFKSKVEKSYQFEEAEVITAFTKLKRFVDESAEKWNAVFDSIYMAKDLINTPPADMTPEIFAEKALELAGDKLKVSVVDDVEVLKKDYPLVYAVGKGSTNLPRFLKLEYNGAPATTQHVALVGKGVTFDSGGSNLKPTGSIEDMKTDMSGAATVLAVTKIAADTDMAINIKTYIPLVENIIGTCAYKPGDILTSKMGKTVEVLNTDAEGRLILADALYESIQTDPEVIIDVATLTGACVVALGSHCAGLFSNRKFLAKNISDVSGEIGEDIWELPLLEAYQERIKSDVADLRNIAKPGREAGSTIAGLFLQEFVDNWPWIHLDIAGPAYLDTEHPVFGKHATGFGIRLITEFLQTHYSVTE, from the coding sequence ATGAAGATTTCATGTAGAAAAAAGACAGCACTTAATTCTAAAAAAGATGCGGTATTGATCCCTGTATATCGTAATATGCGCCCATTAAAGCCACTTACAGGCAAAAAGATAGAAGATGAGATAAATAATGTAATTTCTTCCGACTATTTCTCTTATGAAGAGAAGGAGTTTACCGGTTTTTTTATGGAAATCGGTGGAAAACTGAGAAAAGTCTATCTTGTTACCGTACCGAAAGATCCCGCCGGATACAGATACTATACTGAGCTGGGCGGGGCATTTGCAAAACTGCTTAAGAGTGAGCGGATAACATCATTTTCTATCCTCTCCTTTGAGGATATCTATCTGGAAAAGAAAGACACTATGTTTACTAAGTCGTTTCTTGACGGTTTCTTTTTCGGACAGTACAGCTTTGACACATTCAAAAGCAAAGTCGAAAAGAGTTATCAGTTTGAAGAGGCAGAGGTTATCACCGCTTTTACAAAGTTGAAGAGATTTGTTGATGAGAGCGCAGAGAAATGGAATGCAGTCTTTGACTCTATATATATGGCAAAAGACCTTATCAACACTCCCCCTGCTGATATGACACCGGAGATTTTTGCTGAGAAGGCTCTCGAACTTGCAGGGGATAAGCTTAAAGTAAGCGTGGTTGACGATGTAGAAGTGCTTAAAAAAGACTATCCGCTGGTTTATGCTGTCGGTAAGGGGAGCACAAACCTTCCGAGATTTCTGAAACTGGAATATAACGGTGCGCCCGCTACAACCCAGCATGTTGCACTGGTTGGGAAGGGAGTAACATTCGATTCCGGCGGCTCTAATCTGAAGCCTACGGGCTCTATTGAAGACATGAAGACAGATATGTCCGGCGCTGCTACAGTTCTCGCTGTTACAAAGATTGCTGCTGATACTGACATGGCTATTAATATCAAAACATACATCCCGTTGGTGGAGAATATTATCGGCACCTGTGCATATAAACCGGGCGATATCCTTACAAGCAAGATGGGGAAAACCGTTGAAGTTCTGAATACCGACGCAGAAGGGCGCCTCATTCTGGCTGATGCTCTATATGAGTCTATACAGACAGACCCAGAGGTGATCATAGACGTTGCGACACTTACAGGTGCGTGTGTTGTGGCTCTGGGGTCACATTGTGCAGGGCTTTTCAGCAACAGGAAATTTCTCGCTAAGAATATATCTGATGTTTCCGGCGAAATCGGAGAAGATATATGGGAACTTCCTCTTCTGGAGGCATATCAGGAACGCATCAAAAGTGATGTGGCAGACCTGCGCAATATTGCAAAACCAGGTCGTGAGGCAGGTTCTACGATTGCCGGTCTCTTTCTTCAGGAGTTTGTGGACAACTGGCCGTGGATACACCTTGACATAGCAGGACCAGCATATCTGGATACTGAGCATCCTGTTTTCGGGAAGCACGCAACAGGATTCGGAATCAGGCTGATAACAGAGTTTTTGCAGACTCACTACTCAGTAACAGAATAA